From a region of the Paenibacillus lutimineralis genome:
- a CDS encoding MFS transporter translates to MKIAFWLYFFMFLAFFDLHAQYPILTPFALSLGAAPAFIGWMMGIYALTHLPGNLIAGQGVDRHGSRGYMIFSLLSGGAILLLQAHVTEPWQLLVLRSISGFVLAFLSPACLALLASLSSNAVKQGKLMAGHGVMHTLASVVSPAAGAFLVARTGFTLTFQTLGWLMIITGVIAMFTIKEPPKLKTTLQQPMKKAPMKLNIIPIYFYLLPFAVSCAQGILYFELPLQAGGLSGIMHTGLYFSIISLGALATLSLLFLNHFSPYIRTYLGILGIALSFFSLAALDSIPIVISLFALGLAKGIVFPAMASVFIDLCGGKRLGTVFSMQSIAMSIGSFLGPIIAGTMHNNYSPYFFAFLLLMLVIIVVPTWRANMPASFTVPTER, encoded by the coding sequence GTGAAAATCGCTTTCTGGCTTTATTTTTTTATGTTCCTCGCTTTCTTCGACCTACATGCGCAATATCCTATTCTGACGCCCTTTGCATTGTCACTCGGGGCTGCGCCTGCCTTCATTGGTTGGATGATGGGTATATATGCGCTAACACATCTGCCTGGCAATCTAATTGCTGGACAGGGCGTGGATCGGCACGGAAGCCGTGGCTATATGATATTCAGTCTGCTCTCTGGGGGAGCGATCCTCCTACTGCAGGCCCATGTCACGGAGCCATGGCAGCTTCTCGTGCTGCGCTCGATTAGCGGATTTGTGCTTGCTTTCCTGTCCCCGGCTTGTCTGGCCCTGCTCGCTTCCCTGTCGAGCAACGCTGTGAAACAGGGGAAGTTGATGGCCGGACATGGGGTCATGCATACCCTTGCTTCTGTCGTCTCCCCGGCAGCCGGGGCCTTTCTTGTCGCCCGCACCGGTTTCACCCTTACTTTCCAGACGCTTGGCTGGCTCATGATCATTACCGGTGTTATCGCCATGTTCACGATCAAGGAACCGCCCAAATTAAAGACCACCCTACAGCAACCTATGAAGAAGGCACCTATGAAGCTCAATATCATTCCTATCTATTTCTATTTGCTGCCCTTTGCCGTATCCTGCGCCCAAGGGATTCTATATTTTGAACTCCCGCTCCAGGCCGGTGGATTATCCGGGATCATGCACACTGGACTTTACTTCTCGATTATTAGCCTCGGGGCTCTGGCGACCTTATCGTTGTTGTTCCTGAATCACTTCTCGCCGTATATTAGAACCTATCTCGGAATACTCGGTATTGCTCTGTCCTTCTTCTCACTAGCGGCACTCGACTCGATTCCGATTGTCATTTCGCTATTTGCCCTCGGCCTGGCCAAAGGTATCGTCTTCCCTGCCATGGCTTCCGTCTTTATCGACTTATGCGGGGGAAAACGACTGGGAACCGTATTCTCAATGCAATCTATTGCGATGTCAATCGGTTCATTCCTCGGCCCCATTATTGCGGGAACAATGCATAATAACTACTCTCCTTACTTCTTTGCCTTCTTGCTCTTAATGCTGGTTATTATCGTCGTTCCTACCTGGAGAGCAAATATGCCTGCTTCCTTCACCGTACCAACGGAAAGATGA
- a CDS encoding sporulation protein YjcZ, producing MRIRVISPRVGGCWSSAGTILVLYILLVIILRAPFW from the coding sequence ATGCGGATCAGGGTCATCAGCCCAAGAGTTGGCGGTTGCTGGTCATCAGCAGGCACCATCTTGGTACTCTATATTTTGCTGGTGATTATCCTGCGTGCCCCTTTCTGGTAG
- a CDS encoding toprim domain-containing protein → MPISIIVEGKNDRSKLLRLLHEDIYIHCTFGTLNNLKLESLRKQVGDDEVYLFMDNDASGKKIRAILRDTFPDAVQIYTRRGYAGVEGTPDEYIIAQLEKAGLEEYIEYPPPGFV, encoded by the coding sequence ATGCCGATAAGCATCATCGTCGAAGGCAAGAATGATCGCAGCAAGCTGCTCAGACTGCTTCATGAAGATATATATATTCATTGCACCTTCGGTACCTTGAACAATCTCAAGCTAGAATCGCTTCGCAAGCAGGTTGGAGATGATGAAGTTTACTTATTTATGGACAACGACGCTTCTGGCAAGAAGATCCGCGCCATATTACGGGACACCTTCCCGGATGCCGTCCAGATCTATACGAGAAGAGGCTATGCTGGTGTGGAAGGTACGCCTGACGAATATATCATCGCCCAATTAGAAAAAGCCGGGCTAGAGGAATATATTGAATATCCTCCTCCCGGCTTCGTCTGA
- a CDS encoding SCO family protein, whose amino-acid sequence MSLLKKYKLTWILLALCIIMAGYLLWTTYAKPKLPIIRPVESFSLENVDGRNITLEDTNGKVRLFYFFFSSCPDVCPLTTFRLSQVQDLLKDKGMFGKDAEIVSISFDPERDSREAIKAFGDKFKADYSGWYFLRGDQQKTMDLAMNSFKILINKDQNNNFVHMDLIGLVDRDGNLRNIYRPESTPQEIAQGVIDLAKE is encoded by the coding sequence ATGTCGTTGCTCAAGAAATATAAATTGACCTGGATTTTGCTGGCGTTATGTATCATAATGGCGGGGTATCTGCTCTGGACTACCTATGCCAAGCCCAAGCTGCCGATTATCCGGCCAGTGGAGAGCTTCAGCTTGGAAAATGTAGATGGTCGCAATATTACGCTAGAGGATACAAACGGCAAGGTTCGGCTATTTTATTTCTTCTTCTCCAGTTGCCCGGATGTGTGTCCACTCACGACCTTCCGCTTAAGTCAAGTACAGGACCTGCTTAAGGATAAAGGGATGTTCGGCAAGGATGCCGAGATCGTCTCGATTTCCTTCGATCCGGAGCGAGACTCGCGCGAAGCCATTAAGGCGTTTGGAGACAAATTTAAGGCCGATTATTCAGGCTGGTATTTCTTGCGGGGAGATCAGCAGAAGACGATGGATCTGGCTATGAACTCATTCAAAATTTTAATTAATAAGGATCAGAATAACAATTTTGTCCATATGGATCTGATTGGTCTGGTTGACCGGGACGGCAACTTGCGGAATATATACCGTCCAGAGTCTACGCCTCAGGAGATCGCCCAAGGTGTTATCGATCTAGCCAAAGAATAG
- the cyoE gene encoding heme o synthase produces the protein MDRISYTAPSESAALSVRPTPPGKAATWKDFIALTKPGILRSNLIAAFAGFWVASQWHLQYGKLILMLLGTVLVMASSCVFNNYFDRDLDMKMARTQNRVLPTGKMSPKTVLWYAIILGILGLSVLFIGNGLLAGVFGVIGMLVYVVVYTLWLKRSSTWSTSVGGISGAMPPVIGYVAAAGKVDLGAVLLFAMLFLWQPPHFWALGIRRVEEYRAAGFPLLPVVKGIPRTKLQMIPYLVLLLPIPILMYVYDYTGMWFLIIGELLSVSWLLMALKGFRSQENDAWAKRVFLFSINYLTVSMIVMILDTVRL, from the coding sequence ATGGACAGAATTTCTTACACTGCACCTTCAGAATCGGCAGCGTTGTCCGTGAGACCTACTCCTCCAGGAAAAGCAGCGACTTGGAAGGATTTTATCGCGCTAACCAAACCAGGTATTTTGCGTTCAAATCTTATCGCGGCTTTTGCTGGCTTTTGGGTGGCTTCTCAATGGCATTTACAATACGGCAAACTAATCCTCATGTTACTGGGAACCGTACTGGTTATGGCTTCCTCCTGTGTGTTCAACAATTACTTTGACCGTGATTTGGATATGAAGATGGCCCGCACACAGAATCGCGTGCTTCCTACTGGGAAGATGTCGCCGAAGACGGTGCTCTGGTATGCCATTATATTAGGTATATTGGGATTATCTGTACTATTTATCGGCAACGGCCTGCTGGCCGGCGTATTTGGTGTCATTGGAATGCTCGTATATGTCGTTGTGTATACATTATGGCTGAAGCGCTCCTCGACCTGGAGTACCTCAGTTGGAGGGATATCAGGAGCTATGCCTCCGGTGATCGGATATGTAGCGGCTGCAGGTAAGGTTGACCTTGGAGCTGTTCTGTTATTTGCGATGCTGTTCTTATGGCAACCTCCTCATTTCTGGGCGCTCGGCATCCGGCGTGTAGAGGAGTATCGGGCGGCAGGCTTCCCGTTATTGCCAGTTGTAAAGGGAATTCCGAGAACGAAATTGCAAATGATTCCTTATCTGGTTCTACTACTGCCTATTCCAATATTAATGTATGTCTACGATTATACAGGAATGTGGTTCCTTATCATCGGTGAGCTTCTGTCCGTATCCTGGTTGTTGATGGCGCTAAAAGGCTTCCGTTCACAGGAAAATGATGCTTGGGCGAAGCGGGTATTCTTGTTCTCAATCAACTATTTGACAGTCAGCATGATCGTCATGATTCTCGATACAGTACGATTGTAA
- the trpS gene encoding tryptophan--tRNA ligase, which yields MKKVLSGIQPSGKLTLGNYIGALKNFVTLQDDYSCNFMVVDLHAITVPQDPANLREQSEAVAALFVAAGIDPNKSNVYMQSHVRQHAQLGWILTTLTSMGELERMTQFKDKAAGKESVGAGLFVYPSLMAADILVYNADLVPVGEDQKQHLELTRDLAGRFNSRFGEYFTLPDPYIPKVGARIMSLDDASKKMSKSNPNPGSYIALLDTPDEIRKKISRSTTDSGREVRFDTEAKLEVSNLITIYSQCSGLSVAEVEQKYEGQMYGPFKKDLAEVVVSVLEPLQRRYHEIRNSGEIHDILRQGALRANEEAEKVLQDVQRMMGFLL from the coding sequence ATGAAAAAAGTTCTGTCCGGCATTCAGCCTAGCGGCAAGCTTACGCTCGGTAATTATATTGGAGCACTCAAAAATTTCGTCACGTTGCAGGATGATTACTCCTGTAACTTTATGGTTGTTGATTTGCACGCGATTACAGTTCCGCAGGATCCGGCTAATCTGCGCGAGCAATCCGAGGCAGTAGCGGCTCTGTTCGTAGCTGCTGGTATTGATCCGAATAAATCTAACGTGTACATGCAGTCCCATGTCCGTCAGCATGCTCAGTTGGGATGGATTCTAACAACCTTGACATCAATGGGAGAACTGGAGCGGATGACCCAGTTCAAGGATAAGGCAGCAGGCAAAGAATCTGTAGGGGCAGGATTGTTTGTCTATCCGTCACTCATGGCTGCGGATATTCTGGTCTACAATGCTGATCTGGTACCGGTAGGGGAAGACCAGAAACAGCATCTTGAATTGACACGTGATTTGGCAGGGCGCTTCAATAGCCGCTTTGGCGAATACTTCACACTCCCTGATCCTTATATTCCGAAAGTTGGCGCCAGAATTATGTCGCTTGACGATGCTTCTAAGAAGATGAGCAAGAGTAACCCGAATCCGGGAAGTTATATCGCACTGCTCGATACCCCGGATGAAATTCGTAAGAAGATCAGCCGGTCGACGACAGATTCGGGACGTGAGGTTAGATTTGACACGGAAGCGAAACTGGAGGTAAGCAATCTCATCACGATCTACAGTCAATGTTCTGGATTGTCAGTGGCTGAGGTAGAGCAGAAATATGAAGGCCAAATGTACGGGCCATTCAAGAAGGATCTGGCTGAAGTTGTCGTTAGCGTGCTTGAACCGCTTCAGCGGCGTTATCATGAGATCCGAAACTCAGGAGAAATTCATGACATTCTGCGTCAAGGCGCATTGAGAGCTAACGAGGAAGCGGAGAAGGTACTGCAGGATGTACAACGAATGATGGGCTTCCTCCTCTAA
- a CDS encoding aldose 1-epimerase: MKKVTKGQWNGYDTYILNSRELEVTLLPRLGNNVISIWDHVEKRHVLRHPEETELEFYLQKPYHFGIPMLIPPGRIRKGHFTYAGQEYQFDRNTANDNHIHGLHRTQSWCVSDIEEDDEGCAVTTEFLTSDDPNWMRQYPVPLKLEMTLRLQGASLKQTFKVTHLGDKPAPFGLGLHTWFLLDGKPEDWTLKVPVSAIYSSNEELITTGDIAPLGELNALNDGLNLSGTNFDTMFQIGDKSVTADLLRKDGYGLHYSADPAYFKHWVLYTKGEADQFLCIEPYTWLPDAPNSKHPASVTGLIDLQPAQTLEFYVNLDMIYRS, from the coding sequence ATGAAAAAAGTGACCAAAGGACAATGGAACGGTTATGACACGTACATTTTAAATAGCCGTGAACTTGAAGTCACACTGCTACCCCGCCTTGGTAATAATGTAATCAGCATTTGGGATCATGTTGAGAAGCGCCATGTTCTTCGTCATCCAGAGGAGACTGAGCTTGAATTCTACTTGCAGAAGCCTTACCATTTTGGCATTCCGATGCTCATTCCACCGGGTCGTATTCGCAAAGGACATTTCACCTATGCAGGACAGGAGTATCAATTTGACCGGAACACGGCCAATGACAATCATATTCATGGACTTCACCGTACACAGAGCTGGTGTGTCAGCGATATCGAGGAAGACGATGAAGGCTGTGCCGTAACTACTGAGTTTTTAACTTCCGATGACCCGAATTGGATGCGTCAGTATCCCGTTCCGCTCAAGTTAGAAATGACGCTCAGGCTCCAGGGTGCTTCGCTGAAGCAGACTTTCAAGGTGACACATTTAGGTGACAAGCCAGCTCCATTCGGCTTAGGTTTACATACCTGGTTCCTGCTAGACGGCAAGCCTGAGGATTGGACGCTCAAAGTACCGGTATCCGCCATCTATTCCTCAAATGAGGAACTGATTACTACCGGAGATATCGCGCCTTTGGGCGAGCTTAATGCCCTCAATGACGGATTAAATCTGAGCGGTACCAACTTTGATACGATGTTCCAAATTGGAGACAAATCCGTAACGGCCGATCTGCTCCGCAAAGATGGTTACGGACTTCATTACTCCGCAGATCCAGCTTATTTCAAGCATTGGGTGCTGTATACAAAAGGCGAAGCCGACCAATTCTTGTGTATCGAGCCTTATACATGGCTGCCAGATGCCCCTAATTCCAAGCACCCTGCCTCTGTTACAGGTCTGATCGACCTACAGCCAGCACAAACTTTGGAATTCTATGTGAACCTGGATATGATTTATCGTAGCTAA
- a CDS encoding alpha/beta-type small acid-soluble spore protein, protein MAGQNQGRNNRSNNLVVPEANSALQQLKMEAAQELGVSIPQDGYMGHYTSRETGSLGGYITKRLVQMAEQQLSGRSNM, encoded by the coding sequence ATGGCAGGTCAAAATCAAGGCCGTAACAACCGTTCCAACAACCTTGTTGTTCCTGAAGCAAATTCTGCATTACAACAATTGAAGATGGAAGCTGCACAAGAGTTGGGCGTATCCATCCCACAGGACGGTTACATGGGGCACTATACTTCTCGCGAAACCGGATCTTTAGGAGGATACATTACCAAACGTCTGGTTCAAATGGCAGAGCAGCAATTGTCGGGTCGTTCTAACATGTAA
- a CDS encoding O-methyltransferase: protein MLTADQLSLARQVDIVFKELSVELGGMTSGTVFIQIRNNIIGKFGIRHNPIAGRNGHLEEEEQGLSSEQLHSFRVMAVEALKYKRYWTHGEISYEFALKKGTIMVDAILESNYNMANLMIQRYPRVNAANTYKGSDLSS, encoded by the coding sequence ATGCTGACAGCCGATCAGCTCTCGTTGGCAAGACAGGTCGATATTGTATTTAAGGAATTATCCGTAGAACTTGGAGGTATGACATCAGGCACCGTATTCATTCAAATTCGCAATAATATAATTGGTAAATTCGGCATTCGCCACAATCCGATCGCTGGCCGCAACGGTCATTTGGAGGAAGAAGAACAGGGCTTATCTTCAGAACAACTTCATTCTTTTCGCGTGATGGCAGTTGAGGCTTTGAAGTACAAACGCTATTGGACTCATGGGGAGATTAGCTATGAGTTCGCATTGAAGAAGGGCACCATTATGGTCGATGCTATTCTGGAGTCCAATTATAATATGGCGAACCTAATGATTCAGAGGTATCCAAGAGTAAATGCAGCGAATACATACAAAGGATCAGATTTATCTTCATAA
- a CDS encoding M3 family oligoendopeptidase, with the protein MKQVSVNDQLVETWNLDSIFPGGSASVEFAKFLDELGRNLAELYSALKQASVPRNIDETRALDQTIEGLQSARARLLEAGAFVECLTAQDQHDKKAVQLTGKVTSLRAALQNVMTLFESLLRDTEDQVWLEWIARDEIAPIAFVMNEKRDSAREKLSPELESLAADLAVDGYHGWGQHYDTIVAKVGVEFTDDEGKKSTLSVGQAANKLSDSDRDVRERTFVEWEKAWGDVADYSADTLNRLAGFRLKLYEKRGWEDALKEPLQINRMSRETLDMMWQVIEENKPIFVSYLERKAKMLGVEQLSWGDVDAPLAKSETKIGYQAAAEDIVKQFGKFSPKMADFAADAFNRGWIEAEDRPGKRPGGFCTSLPVSKQTRIFMTFGGNYSNVSTLAHELGHAYHQYLMEELPQFNQDYAMNVAETASTFAEMILADALLKNAGSEEEKLALLAEKVQNSVSFFMNIHARFLFETRFYEKRKSGMLDASELSALMEEAQREAYHGALGNYHPLFWTSKLHFYITDVPFYNFPYTFGYMFSTGIYAQALKEGEGFAEKYDAILRDTGRMTVEELASKHLNADLTKPDFWRDAMALAVADAQMFLDMTK; encoded by the coding sequence ATGAAACAGGTATCTGTAAATGACCAGCTTGTAGAGACTTGGAATCTGGACTCCATCTTCCCTGGAGGCTCTGCCTCAGTGGAATTCGCGAAGTTCCTGGATGAGCTGGGCCGCAATCTTGCTGAACTTTATTCGGCATTGAAGCAAGCGTCAGTACCAAGAAATATTGATGAGACTCGGGCTTTGGATCAGACAATTGAGGGGCTGCAAAGTGCGAGGGCAAGATTGCTTGAGGCAGGAGCCTTTGTTGAATGTCTGACGGCTCAGGATCAGCATGATAAGAAGGCGGTTCAGCTAACTGGAAAAGTGACCTCGCTGCGAGCAGCACTGCAAAATGTGATGACATTGTTCGAAAGTTTGCTGCGCGATACGGAAGATCAGGTTTGGCTGGAATGGATCGCTCGGGATGAGATCGCCCCAATCGCTTTTGTTATGAATGAGAAGCGTGATTCCGCTCGTGAGAAGCTTTCTCCAGAATTGGAAAGTTTGGCTGCAGATTTGGCTGTGGATGGATATCATGGCTGGGGACAACATTACGATACGATTGTAGCCAAAGTTGGCGTTGAATTTACTGATGATGAAGGGAAGAAATCTACGCTCTCCGTCGGACAGGCGGCCAATAAACTGAGCGATTCGGATCGTGATGTTCGCGAGAGAACATTCGTGGAATGGGAGAAGGCTTGGGGGGATGTAGCTGACTATAGCGCAGATACATTGAACAGATTGGCCGGATTCCGTTTGAAGTTGTACGAGAAGCGCGGCTGGGAAGATGCGTTGAAGGAGCCGCTACAGATCAATCGCATGTCCAGAGAGACACTGGATATGATGTGGCAGGTTATAGAGGAGAACAAACCGATCTTTGTCTCGTATTTGGAACGTAAAGCTAAAATGCTTGGAGTGGAACAGCTTAGTTGGGGTGATGTGGATGCACCGCTCGCCAAGTCAGAGACAAAGATAGGCTACCAAGCGGCGGCGGAAGATATTGTGAAGCAATTTGGGAAATTCAGTCCGAAAATGGCTGATTTTGCGGCTGACGCATTTAACCGTGGCTGGATCGAAGCTGAAGATCGCCCAGGGAAGCGTCCGGGGGGCTTCTGTACTTCACTGCCAGTTAGCAAACAGACGCGGATATTCATGACCTTCGGCGGTAACTACTCAAACGTATCTACCTTGGCTCATGAGCTGGGACATGCGTACCATCAATATCTGATGGAAGAGCTGCCACAATTCAATCAGGATTACGCAATGAATGTAGCCGAGACGGCATCAACCTTTGCTGAGATGATTCTGGCGGATGCGCTTCTGAAGAATGCGGGAAGCGAAGAAGAGAAGCTGGCACTGCTCGCTGAGAAGGTGCAGAATAGCGTATCCTTCTTCATGAACATCCATGCCAGATTCCTGTTCGAGACTCGCTTCTATGAGAAGCGTAAGTCAGGTATGCTGGATGCTTCTGAACTATCTGCTCTGATGGAGGAAGCACAGCGTGAAGCCTATCATGGAGCGCTTGGAAATTACCACCCTCTCTTCTGGACATCCAAGCTGCATTTTTACATTACTGATGTACCGTTCTATAATTTTCCTTACACCTTCGGCTACATGTTCAGTACCGGAATTTATGCCCAGGCGCTGAAGGAAGGAGAGGGCTTCGCGGAGAAATATGATGCTATTCTTCGCGATACGGGTCGCATGACAGTAGAAGAATTGGCGTCCAAGCACTTGAATGCAGATTTAACGAAGCCTGATTTCTGGCGCGATGCGATGGCTCTAGCTGTTGCGGATGCGCAAATGTTCCTTGATATGACCAAGTAA
- a CDS encoding YycC family protein: MKPLQISPETAVKLAAELKVPIEHLMHMPQHILLQKIAELASKDNGSNPSDVKDEPK; encoded by the coding sequence ATGAAACCATTGCAAATCTCGCCGGAGACGGCCGTGAAGTTGGCCGCAGAACTGAAAGTTCCGATCGAGCACCTAATGCATATGCCGCAGCATATTCTGCTGCAGAAGATCGCTGAATTAGCTAGCAAAGACAACGGGAGCAATCCTTCTGATGTTAAGGATGAACCAAAATGA
- a CDS encoding DUF2225 domain-containing protein → MELEPLFTIKVTCNYCENEFTTSRVRPSFKRALKTDTDFCGYYRNENPDYYVVRVCPFCGFASTENSTERLNERQTARFHEEIETRYIKRDYGGKRDWSAALETYKLGLLCAQTINEKERIIASLLHHISWLYRYKEDREQEQRFLQYSLESYIRVYETESNLGNDARLMYLIGELNRRTGNYNDAVKWFSRVINDKKIMDASMIRASREQWAVLREEMLNGGHELPEEMQN, encoded by the coding sequence TTGGAACTAGAACCTCTCTTTACGATTAAAGTGACATGCAACTATTGCGAGAATGAATTCACGACCTCCCGTGTTCGCCCCAGCTTCAAAAGAGCGCTGAAAACGGATACCGATTTTTGTGGATATTATCGCAATGAGAATCCGGATTATTACGTGGTTCGGGTGTGCCCGTTCTGTGGGTTTGCTTCTACAGAAAATTCAACCGAACGTCTTAATGAACGACAGACCGCACGTTTTCATGAGGAAATTGAGACGCGCTACATCAAGCGGGATTATGGAGGTAAGCGAGACTGGAGCGCGGCGCTTGAGACATACAAGCTCGGATTACTATGCGCCCAAACGATTAATGAGAAGGAACGGATCATCGCAAGTCTTCTGCATCATATATCATGGCTGTATCGGTATAAAGAAGATCGTGAGCAAGAGCAGCGTTTCTTACAGTACTCATTAGAATCTTACATACGCGTATACGAGACGGAGAGCAATCTTGGCAATGACGCCAGGCTGATGTATCTGATCGGAGAATTGAATCGCCGTACAGGCAATTATAATGATGCCGTGAAATGGTTCTCGAGAGTCATTAATGACAAGAAGATTATGGATGCTTCCATGATTCGGGCTTCGAGAGAACAGTGGGCAGTATTGCGCGAAGAAATGTTGAATGGTGGGCATGAATTGCCTGAGGAGATGCAAAATTAA
- a CDS encoding globin, giving the protein MNPNLSIYDNLGGAETIRRLVEAFYPRVVADPLIGPLFPADINPVMEKQYMFLTQFFGGPSLYSDMHGHPMMRGRHMAFPVTPERAEAWLACMSTALEEIGVDEPLRSFVIQRLSGPAHHFVNTESSTND; this is encoded by the coding sequence GTGAACCCCAATCTGAGTATTTACGATAATCTTGGCGGGGCAGAGACGATCAGACGTTTAGTCGAGGCTTTTTATCCGCGCGTTGTAGCTGATCCGCTTATCGGTCCGCTATTCCCTGCAGATATTAACCCGGTCATGGAGAAGCAGTATATGTTCCTGACTCAGTTCTTCGGGGGGCCATCTCTTTATTCCGATATGCACGGTCATCCTATGATGAGGGGACGCCACATGGCATTTCCTGTTACACCTGAGCGAGCTGAAGCCTGGTTGGCTTGCATGAGTACAGCGCTCGAGGAGATCGGGGTGGATGAGCCGCTGCGAAGTTTCGTTATCCAGCGTCTGTCGGGCCCTGCACATCATTTTGTGAATACAGAAAGCAGCACGAATGATTGA
- the ylbJ gene encoding sporulation integral membrane protein YlbJ — translation MNKIWTRAIIPLIALILIVMMLIYPSASWEAGVRGLAIWWDVLFPSLFPFFVISELMLGFGIVHFIGKLLDPLMQPLFRIPGTGGFVAAMSFASGYPVSAKLTTKLRRQLLIGREEGERLVAFTTTSDPIFLIGAVSVGFFGNPKLAGALALVHYGSAIIVGLIMRFYGTKQSTDKSAGSTSKKPSEASFSIRLALRAMHEARLVDGRSLGELLRHAVTSSLQLMVVVGGLVVFFSVILEVLTAANVMSFFYSTVQGMLAILHLPPELAQAFVGGTFEVTLGAKASAAPADVPLMFKAAAAAFILSWGGLSVHAQVASILNDADLRYLPFFFARLIHAFLAAALMLLAWKPLMGASPSFKPLEQPEQLLQRWSEVPSLFIVFVKIVVILLILSLLARIIQQLLSSLPRQKGKPKK, via the coding sequence ATGAACAAAATCTGGACAAGAGCGATTATTCCTCTTATAGCACTTATCCTCATCGTGATGATGCTGATCTATCCTTCGGCCTCCTGGGAGGCGGGTGTACGTGGATTAGCTATTTGGTGGGACGTGCTCTTTCCATCCCTGTTCCCTTTCTTTGTGATCTCCGAGCTTATGCTCGGTTTTGGAATTGTCCATTTTATAGGCAAACTGCTGGATCCTTTGATGCAACCATTATTTCGCATCCCTGGAACAGGCGGCTTTGTCGCCGCTATGAGCTTCGCCTCTGGCTATCCCGTCAGCGCCAAGCTCACCACCAAGCTGCGTAGACAGTTATTGATCGGACGCGAGGAAGGGGAGAGGCTTGTCGCCTTCACTACGACCTCAGACCCGATCTTTCTGATCGGAGCCGTATCTGTCGGCTTCTTCGGCAACCCAAAACTGGCCGGTGCACTCGCCCTCGTTCATTACGGCAGCGCCATCATCGTAGGCTTGATCATGAGATTCTACGGCACGAAGCAAAGTACAGATAAATCAGCTGGTTCCACGAGCAAGAAGCCAAGCGAAGCGAGCTTCAGTATCCGGCTTGCTCTAAGGGCCATGCATGAAGCCAGACTCGTGGACGGACGGAGCTTGGGAGAACTGCTACGCCACGCAGTCACTTCGTCCCTTCAGCTCATGGTCGTCGTTGGCGGGCTGGTCGTCTTTTTCTCCGTCATCCTCGAGGTGTTGACCGCTGCAAATGTAATGAGCTTCTTCTATAGCACAGTCCAAGGAATGCTTGCTATTCTGCACCTGCCGCCTGAGTTAGCCCAAGCCTTTGTAGGCGGAACCTTCGAGGTTACACTTGGGGCTAAAGCATCAGCAGCCCCCGCCGACGTCCCGCTCATGTTCAAGGCAGCTGCGGCAGCCTTCATTCTATCCTGGGGTGGTCTGTCGGTACATGCACAGGTAGCCAGCATCTTGAATGATGCGGATCTTCGCTATCTTCCTTTCTTCTTCGCCAGGCTAATACATGCTTTTCTGGCCGCGGCTCTTATGCTTCTAGCCTGGAAGCCACTAATGGGTGCAAGCCCCTCCTTCAAGCCGCTGGAGCAGCCTGAACAGCTGCTGCAACGATGGAGCGAAGTGCCTAGCCTATTTATCGTGTTCGTAAAAATTGTAGTAATACTGCTTATTTTATCTCTTTTAGCGCGAATCATTCAGCAACTCCTGTCATCCTTGCCTAGGCAGAAAGGAAAACCGAAAAAATGA